A portion of the Leptospira noumeaensis genome contains these proteins:
- a CDS encoding alpha/beta hydrolase has translation MEKPLEYLIRKPKVSVENPPLLLLLHGVGSNEEDLFSLTNYLPDSLLVVSVRGPLTLAPDSYAWYEVLFTTGQPKINLEQEKESRRLLLELLDYLKSNYQFDESNVWIGGFSQGAIMSYSLGLLYPDNFKGIIALSGRLLEENKEIVRVTDNVLNKKIFISHGINDRVLSVEYARSVKQYLESLGIQPHYQEYPEGHSINREMLKDLIQWLEENL, from the coding sequence ATGGAAAAACCACTAGAATATTTAATTCGTAAACCAAAGGTTTCTGTAGAAAATCCTCCACTTCTTCTTTTGTTACATGGTGTTGGCAGTAATGAAGAAGATTTGTTTTCCTTAACTAATTATTTACCTGATTCCTTATTGGTTGTTTCGGTGAGAGGTCCGTTAACTTTAGCGCCAGATAGTTATGCTTGGTATGAAGTATTATTCACAACCGGCCAACCTAAGATCAATTTGGAACAAGAAAAGGAAAGTAGAAGGTTATTATTAGAGTTATTGGATTATCTGAAATCAAATTACCAATTTGATGAATCTAATGTATGGATTGGTGGTTTTAGTCAAGGTGCTATCATGTCTTATTCTTTGGGATTACTTTATCCAGATAATTTCAAAGGAATCATCGCTTTGAGTGGCAGATTGTTAGAAGAGAACAAAGAAATTGTGAGAGTAACAGATAATGTTTTGAACAAAAAGATTTTTATCTCTCACGGAATCAACGATCGCGTATTGTCTGTAGAATATGCTCGTTCGGTAAAACAATATTTGGAATCACTTGGCATTCAACCTCATTATCAAGAATACCCAGAAGGTCATAGCATCAATCGGGAGATGTTAAAAGATTTAATCCAATGGTTGGAAGAAAATCTTTGA
- a CDS encoding class I SAM-dependent methyltransferase, with protein MADKQNVFQRLVGKGLYPSQMAWMLLLPFRNLYLSPAKLASRLDLKDDSIVLELGCGPGYFSPFIAKRIPKGKLYLADIQPEMLEKARKRMNQKGIKNVELSITQKDSLPFPDNHFDAIYLVTVLGEISEPNSYAKEMFRVLKPNGIVSISEQAGDPDSLTLTNVEEILLPTGLRLKQVFGKGRTYTANFIKI; from the coding sequence ATGGCTGATAAACAAAATGTTTTTCAAAGACTAGTCGGTAAGGGATTGTATCCTTCGCAAATGGCATGGATGTTACTTCTTCCATTCCGAAACTTATACTTATCACCAGCGAAACTTGCCAGTCGATTGGATCTGAAAGATGATTCTATTGTTTTGGAACTCGGATGTGGACCCGGTTATTTTAGCCCCTTCATTGCCAAAAGAATTCCAAAAGGAAAACTTTATCTTGCAGACATTCAGCCAGAAATGCTTGAAAAAGCACGAAAACGGATGAATCAAAAAGGAATCAAAAATGTAGAATTATCAATTACTCAAAAGGATTCTCTTCCTTTTCCTGATAATCATTTTGATGCGATTTATCTTGTTACAGTTCTTGGAGAAATTTCAGAACCCAACAGTTATGCAAAAGAAATGTTTAGAGTTTTAAAACCAAATGGAATTGTATCAATATCCGAACAGGCTGGTGATCCGGATTCCCTAACTCTCACAAACGTAGAAGAAATTTTATTACCAACTGGACTACGTCTCAAACAAGTTTTCGGAAAAGGCAGGACATACACTGCCAACTTTATCAAAATCTAA
- a CDS encoding DegT/DnrJ/EryC1/StrS family aminotransferase — protein sequence MLTSRKTFLPFALPSISEDAIEEVAQVLRSGWVTSGPKVKQFEMEFGDFVGSKETIAVNSATAGLHLALEAIGLTANDAAITSSITFTATTEVICYFGAEPILTDVDPIHNLMTPETLRETITSKCKWNGKELTSKKTGKQIKAIMPVHLAGYTCDMEGLMAIAKEYNLYVIEDAAHAFPAVHKDKMIGTWGDFTVFSFYATKGITTGEGGMVTTSHKEAAERIRKMRLHGINRDAFNRPGWYYEVVDAGYKYNMTDIAAALGVVQLKESHGFWERRTEIAKHYNQEFSSLKGIKLPKEDSNGIHSWHLYRIELDPKIAKIGRDSLVEELKERNIGTSLHFIPIFEHPYYKKTFQYNRKEYPNACLMYDRSVSLPLFAGMTKSDEKDVIDAMKDILG from the coding sequence ATGCTCACATCTCGCAAAACATTCCTACCGTTTGCTCTTCCTTCGATCTCGGAAGATGCGATTGAAGAAGTAGCTCAAGTGCTTCGGTCAGGTTGGGTTACCTCTGGTCCGAAAGTAAAACAATTCGAGATGGAGTTTGGTGACTTTGTGGGTAGCAAAGAAACCATCGCTGTCAATTCGGCAACGGCGGGCTTACATTTAGCTTTGGAAGCCATCGGGCTTACGGCTAATGATGCAGCGATCACTAGTTCTATTACTTTCACTGCTACGACCGAAGTGATTTGTTATTTCGGGGCCGAACCAATTCTCACCGATGTCGATCCCATCCACAACCTAATGACTCCGGAAACCCTTCGTGAAACAATTACATCCAAATGTAAATGGAACGGAAAAGAACTCACAAGTAAAAAGACCGGTAAACAAATCAAAGCCATTATGCCCGTCCACTTAGCAGGTTATACTTGCGATATGGAAGGACTCATGGCAATTGCGAAAGAATATAATTTATATGTAATCGAAGACGCCGCCCATGCTTTCCCTGCAGTTCATAAAGATAAGATGATTGGAACTTGGGGTGATTTTACTGTTTTTAGTTTTTATGCAACCAAGGGAATTACTACTGGAGAAGGGGGTATGGTCACCACTTCTCATAAAGAGGCAGCTGAACGAATTCGTAAAATGCGACTACATGGAATAAATCGTGATGCATTCAACCGACCAGGTTGGTATTACGAAGTTGTCGATGCCGGTTACAAATACAATATGACAGACATTGCCGCGGCATTAGGTGTCGTACAATTAAAAGAATCCCATGGATTTTGGGAACGCAGAACAGAAATTGCAAAACATTATAACCAAGAGTTTAGCTCGCTAAAAGGAATCAAACTCCCTAAAGAAGATTCGAATGGGATTCATAGCTGGCATCTCTACCGCATTGAATTAGATCCAAAAATTGCCAAAATCGGACGAGATAGTTTGGTAGAAGAATTAAAGGAAAGAAATATTGGCACAAGCCTTCATTTCATTCCTATCTTTGAACATCCTTATTACAAAAAAACGTTTCAATACAATCGCAAAGAATATCCGAATGCCTGCCTGATGTATGATCGTTCTGTATCATTACCTCTATTTGCTGGTATGACAAAATCAGACGAAAAAGATGTAATTGATGCAATGAAAGATATCTTAGGTTAA
- a CDS encoding YdcF family protein, whose translation MLLSHKKISDTDLESASIIWDFLTQKDDLDKADLIFVLCSHDIRMAKYAADLYKNGYANRILFSGGLNFFTKNVFSDSEAESFAKFVRDEGIPIQDLIIENESTNTGENIQFTKSLLNRMNIKVNSVIAIQKPSMTLRVRLALNKQWSENQFIISAPKYSLLEAPHQYINLYMIINEIVGDLQRIIVYPKLGFQSEISIPESVESAFNHLVSREYNLHLIR comes from the coding sequence TTGTTACTCTCTCATAAAAAAATTTCTGATACAGATTTAGAATCTGCTTCTATCATTTGGGATTTTCTCACACAAAAAGATGATCTTGATAAAGCAGATTTAATTTTTGTCCTTTGTAGCCATGACATTAGAATGGCTAAGTATGCAGCAGATCTATACAAAAATGGTTATGCGAATCGAATTCTATTTTCGGGGGGACTTAACTTTTTTACTAAGAATGTATTCTCTGATTCGGAGGCCGAATCTTTTGCCAAGTTCGTAAGGGATGAAGGCATTCCTATACAAGATCTCATCATTGAAAATGAATCTACCAACACAGGTGAAAATATTCAATTCACGAAATCATTGTTAAACAGAATGAATATTAAGGTAAACTCGGTAATTGCGATTCAAAAACCTTCTATGACTTTAAGGGTTAGGTTGGCTTTAAACAAACAATGGTCAGAGAACCAATTCATCATTTCCGCACCTAAATACTCTCTGTTAGAAGCCCCTCATCAATATATCAATCTTTATATGATTATAAACGAAATTGTTGGTGATTTACAAAGAATCATCGTATACCCGAAATTAGGTTTTCAATCTGAAATCTCTATCCCTGAATCAGTTGAATCTGCTTTTAATCATCTCGTTTCCCGAGAATATAACTTACATTTAATTCGATGA
- the add gene encoding adenosine deaminase, producing the protein MEVPFSEILNRIAVIDRDIAELNRLKSRLPADRPYSPTIQLTFDKQINTLLNERVSLMELPILHPPLWLLSKEGLEPSTESPLLKERKSLLAGDLSVPHPNEQDVINFIREIPKTEVHLHLEACVNKETLKFLYKKNGIEVTDKEFEDKYNFKDLNGFIQVFFFVQGSVKEASDLGYFIDSLADYLRSNNIIYCEAFFAPSKFIQNGLDFDEMVEVMVNRIRQIEVKDGITIRLLVDVSRSFGPENAMNNLKRVLGLKHKEVIGIGLGGAELMGPAKDYSEVFKVARESGLRCVAHSGEDDGPWAIWDAVNLCKAERIGHGTSAIQDPELVRYMKENRIPIEICVTSNVFTGKYVRKEQNHPVRYYYDQGLMLCINTDDPDIFNVNLTYEFFKLYRFLDFSIDEIIDLVRQGVLCTFHPEKESLWAAMEEKIDQIKLKYNLVSEKQVTAV; encoded by the coding sequence ATGGAAGTTCCTTTTTCTGAGATTTTAAATCGTATTGCTGTCATTGACCGAGACATTGCTGAGCTCAATCGGTTGAAAAGCCGTTTGCCGGCTGACAGACCGTACTCACCTACCATCCAACTTACTTTTGATAAACAAATCAATACTCTGTTAAACGAGCGGGTTTCCCTCATGGAACTCCCGATCCTCCACCCTCCCCTTTGGTTACTTTCCAAAGAAGGCTTGGAACCATCCACAGAGTCACCTCTTCTCAAAGAGAGAAAATCCTTACTGGCTGGGGACTTGTCTGTCCCTCATCCAAACGAACAGGATGTCATCAATTTCATTCGAGAAATTCCAAAAACAGAGGTTCACCTCCATTTGGAAGCCTGTGTGAACAAAGAAACTTTGAAGTTTTTGTACAAAAAGAACGGAATCGAAGTTACAGATAAAGAGTTTGAAGATAAATACAATTTTAAAGATCTCAATGGTTTCATTCAGGTATTTTTCTTTGTGCAAGGATCGGTAAAAGAAGCTTCTGACTTAGGTTATTTTATCGATAGTTTAGCTGACTATTTACGATCCAACAATATCATCTATTGCGAAGCATTTTTTGCTCCTTCTAAGTTCATCCAAAACGGATTGGATTTTGATGAAATGGTAGAAGTGATGGTCAATCGCATTCGTCAAATCGAAGTCAAAGATGGAATCACCATCCGATTGTTAGTGGATGTATCTCGTTCTTTTGGTCCAGAAAATGCGATGAACAACCTCAAACGAGTATTGGGATTAAAACATAAAGAAGTGATCGGAATTGGACTTGGTGGCGCGGAACTTATGGGCCCTGCTAAGGATTATTCAGAAGTATTCAAAGTCGCACGCGAATCTGGGTTACGATGTGTGGCTCACTCCGGCGAAGATGATGGACCTTGGGCAATTTGGGATGCTGTTAATCTTTGTAAGGCGGAAAGAATCGGACACGGAACTTCTGCCATCCAAGATCCAGAGCTTGTTCGTTACATGAAAGAAAATCGTATCCCGATTGAGATTTGTGTTACTTCTAATGTTTTTACAGGGAAATATGTTCGTAAGGAACAAAACCACCCGGTTCGTTATTATTATGACCAAGGTTTGATGTTGTGTATCAATACAGATGATCCAGATATCTTTAATGTCAATCTTACATACGAATTTTTTAAACTCTATCGTTTCTTAGATTTTTCTATCGATGAAATCATTGATTTGGTGAGACAGGGAGTACTTTGTACTTTCCATCCAGAAAAAGAATCACTTTGGGCAGCCATGGAAGAGAAAATCGATCAAATTAAATTAAAATATAATTTGGTTTCAGAAAAACAAGTAACAGCAGTATAG
- a CDS encoding YdcF family protein, which translates to MKKIFYLLIKLSFTYLLISSSYIVSTGLVEEKELKSNVALVLGNKVEIDGSPSDRLQARLDRAVNLYKEHLIQKIIVSGGLGKEGFDEAKVMKKYLVTQGINADQIIEDNIGYTTEKSANNLKDILESNIAEPILIISQYYHLPRSKYLVKKAGFQNVKTSYARYFEIRDFYSIFRETFALPYIIVINL; encoded by the coding sequence ATGAAAAAAATATTCTATCTCCTAATCAAATTATCTTTTACTTACCTACTCATATCTTCAAGTTATATAGTCTCAACTGGACTCGTAGAAGAAAAAGAACTGAAATCCAATGTAGCCCTTGTTCTGGGCAACAAAGTTGAAATAGATGGATCACCATCAGATCGGTTGCAAGCAAGATTAGACAGGGCAGTCAATCTTTATAAAGAACATTTAATTCAAAAAATAATAGTCTCCGGGGGATTGGGAAAAGAAGGATTTGATGAAGCAAAGGTAATGAAAAAATATTTAGTCACCCAGGGAATTAATGCGGATCAAATCATTGAAGATAATATAGGTTACACTACAGAAAAATCAGCCAACAATCTAAAGGATATCTTAGAATCCAATATTGCAGAACCAATTCTGATTATCTCGCAGTATTACCACCTTCCTCGATCCAAATATCTAGTAAAAAAAGCGGGATTTCAAAATGTCAAAACTTCCTATGCTAGGTATTTTGAAATCCGAGATTTCTATTCTATCTTCAGAGAAACCTTCGCCTTACCTTATATAATTGTTATTAATCTATAA
- a CDS encoding steroid delta-isomerase, whose product MNQETNINLIDTQLKAYNNKDIDSFVKCWDKNAKIYLHPSTLIADGIDQIKERHIIRFQEPDLFAKLISRQVFGGKIVDQELVTRNFPEGKANIDVLAIYEIEKQLIVNAWFLIGEPKF is encoded by the coding sequence ATGAATCAAGAAACAAATATAAACTTAATCGATACCCAATTAAAGGCATATAACAATAAAGACATTGATTCGTTTGTCAAATGTTGGGACAAAAATGCAAAAATATATCTCCATCCGTCGACTTTAATTGCAGATGGGATTGACCAAATTAAGGAAAGACATATAATTCGTTTCCAGGAGCCAGATCTTTTTGCAAAATTGATTTCTAGACAAGTGTTTGGTGGTAAAATTGTCGATCAAGAATTAGTTACTAGAAACTTTCCAGAAGGAAAAGCAAATATAGATGTATTAGCAATTTACGAAATAGAAAAACAACTGATTGTTAATGCTTGGTTTTTAATTGGTGAACCGAAATTTTAG
- a CDS encoding glucose 1-dehydrogenase, which produces MSKEFEGKVALVTGAASPIGLGRAIANRIASHGASLVLVDLNQEKIEEAAREVEAKFGVKAIGVACNVTKPEDCDAAISKTKEAFGKLDFLVNNAGVLKDNLLIRMSEQEYDFVMDVNCKGVFLMTKSASKLILKSDSGRIVNISSVSGLTGQPGQANYSTSKAGVIALTKVSAREFSGRNVLVNAVCPGYVQTEMTGTLSKEVQDKLTDPSVIPLKRPGKQEEIASAVKFFLSNDASYITGTYLRVDGGAAIGM; this is translated from the coding sequence ATGTCCAAAGAATTCGAAGGAAAAGTAGCACTGGTAACGGGAGCTGCCTCTCCCATTGGTTTGGGAAGAGCAATCGCAAACCGAATCGCATCGCATGGTGCAAGTTTGGTGCTTGTTGATTTGAATCAGGAAAAAATTGAAGAAGCTGCAAGAGAAGTAGAAGCAAAATTTGGTGTGAAAGCAATTGGAGTTGCTTGTAACGTAACAAAACCAGAAGACTGTGACGCTGCTATCAGCAAAACAAAAGAAGCTTTTGGAAAATTAGATTTTCTTGTGAACAACGCGGGAGTTTTGAAAGACAATCTTCTCATTCGTATGTCTGAACAAGAATATGACTTTGTAATGGATGTGAACTGTAAGGGAGTTTTCCTTATGACTAAATCCGCAAGTAAACTCATTCTAAAATCTGACTCTGGTCGAATCGTAAACATTTCCTCAGTTTCTGGATTAACAGGCCAACCAGGCCAAGCAAACTACTCCACTTCCAAAGCGGGTGTGATTGCGTTAACTAAAGTTTCTGCTCGTGAATTTTCAGGAAGAAACGTTCTTGTGAATGCAGTTTGCCCAGGTTATGTGCAAACAGAAATGACGGGAACTCTTTCTAAAGAAGTACAAGACAAGTTGACTGATCCTTCTGTGATCCCACTCAAACGTCCGGGGAAACAAGAAGAGATTGCATCTGCTGTGAAATTTTTCTTAAGCAATGATGCATCTTACATCACTGGAACTTACCTCCGTGTAGACGGTGGTGCCGCTATCGGGATGTAG
- a CDS encoding VOC family protein, with translation MAAPKKKKSSGIKTKANLKKLDYHSNPTHSITPFLMFNANIEEVAKFYASVFKKSKIITANPMQGEFILNGQKFTAYNGGPEFKFTWGVSFMISVETQKEVDYYWNALLADGGTESMCGWLQDKFGMYWQVTPKILLQLISHKDPIKAERATQAMLKMRKIDIAVLKEAVS, from the coding sequence ATGGCAGCACCAAAGAAGAAAAAATCGAGTGGAATCAAAACAAAAGCAAATCTAAAAAAGTTAGATTATCACTCCAACCCAACTCATAGCATTACACCCTTTCTTATGTTTAATGCAAATATTGAAGAGGTTGCAAAATTCTATGCATCCGTTTTTAAAAAATCGAAAATCATTACCGCAAATCCAATGCAAGGTGAGTTTATTTTAAACGGACAAAAGTTTACAGCCTACAATGGTGGACCAGAGTTTAAATTTACCTGGGGTGTCTCCTTTATGATTAGTGTAGAAACTCAGAAAGAAGTAGATTATTATTGGAACGCTCTTCTCGCAGATGGCGGTACAGAAAGTATGTGTGGTTGGCTTCAAGATAAATTTGGTATGTATTGGCAAGTGACCCCGAAAATTCTTTTACAACTAATTTCGCATAAAGACCCAATCAAAGCGGAACGTGCCACACAAGCCATGTTAAAAATGAGAAAAATAGATATCGCGGTTTTAAAAGAAGCAGTAAGTTAA
- the ygiD gene encoding 4,5-DOPA dioxygenase extradiol, which translates to MNPAENRENSGIFQQTATLPSFFLGHGSPMNAIEENEFVEGLRNLSKTIPKPKAILCISAHWVTDGTFVTAMENPPTIHDFGGFPKALFDVEYPAPGSPELAKHIQSVVKSQNVQLDYEWGLDHGAWSVIKHIYPKADISVVQLSMDYKISPEAHFQLAKELSSLRNQGVLILASGNIVHNLRMVAWDRLSEVYGFDWALDVNQKVKNWILAGDNDSLIQIRNHGKEFEWAIPTAEHYLPLLYTLGTKLESDKVSFFNDKPVAGALTMTSVRFDS; encoded by the coding sequence ATGAATCCAGCAGAAAACAGAGAAAATTCAGGAATCTTTCAACAAACAGCTACTTTGCCTTCGTTTTTTTTGGGCCACGGGAGTCCGATGAATGCAATTGAAGAAAATGAATTTGTGGAAGGATTACGAAATCTGAGTAAAACGATTCCCAAACCGAAAGCCATTCTTTGTATTTCCGCACACTGGGTGACGGATGGAACGTTTGTAACGGCTATGGAAAATCCTCCCACCATACATGACTTTGGTGGGTTTCCAAAAGCATTATTTGATGTAGAATATCCTGCGCCCGGTAGTCCAGAACTCGCGAAACACATTCAATCGGTTGTCAAATCTCAAAATGTTCAGTTAGATTATGAATGGGGATTGGATCACGGAGCTTGGAGCGTCATCAAACATATTTACCCAAAAGCAGACATTTCCGTTGTGCAACTAAGTATGGATTATAAAATTTCGCCGGAAGCCCATTTTCAATTGGCGAAAGAATTATCTTCCCTTCGAAACCAAGGAGTTCTCATTCTTGCCAGTGGGAATATTGTACATAACTTGCGTATGGTGGCATGGGACAGATTGAGCGAAGTATATGGATTTGATTGGGCATTGGATGTGAACCAAAAGGTAAAAAATTGGATTTTGGCTGGAGACAACGATTCCTTAATTCAAATACGTAATCATGGAAAAGAATTCGAATGGGCCATTCCCACTGCGGAACATTATTTACCTTTGTTATATACCTTAGGAACAAAATTAGAATCTGACAAGGTTTCTTTTTTTAATGATAAACCAGTAGCAGGTGCTTTGACAATGACTTCCGTAAGGTTTGATTCGTAA
- the purB gene encoding adenylosuccinate lyase: MIDRYSHPEISAIWELENKFKIWTDIEIYACEARANRGEVPKEDLETIKQKAKFNVDEILEIESKVHHDVIAYLTNLNSYIGPAGRHVHFGLTSSDVGDTALCVQMVQAMDLLIQRTETLLQTTKEKAKEYKDLPCIGRSHGIHAEPMTLGLKFALFYAEMTRNLERMKDARAQVAVGKLSGAVGTYSNIDLEIEEYVLTKLGLTVDPIATQVISRDRHAFYMSVLGVVAASLDRMATEIRLLQKTEGREVEEPFAKGQKGSSAMPHKRNPVVCERISGISRVIRSNVNVGLQNVGLWHERDISHSSAERIVLPDSTIALDYILEKMNFVLKGLHVYPDATERTLNVTRGLIFSQKVLLWLIEKGGISREDAYLIVQENAMAVWADQSKNLRDLLKQDPRCSAILKDSDLDEIFQIKPYLERIPLIFKRLGIID, encoded by the coding sequence ATGATCGATCGTTACAGCCATCCAGAGATTTCGGCCATCTGGGAATTAGAGAACAAATTTAAGATTTGGACAGATATTGAAATTTATGCCTGCGAAGCCCGCGCCAACCGCGGAGAAGTTCCCAAAGAAGACCTAGAAACCATCAAACAAAAGGCAAAATTCAATGTTGATGAAATTCTAGAAATAGAATCGAAAGTCCACCATGATGTGATCGCCTATTTGACCAACCTAAACTCTTATATAGGACCAGCAGGCCGTCATGTTCACTTTGGACTGACTTCCAGTGACGTTGGTGATACGGCACTTTGTGTTCAAATGGTACAAGCGATGGATCTTCTCATCCAAAGAACCGAAACACTTTTACAAACAACAAAAGAAAAAGCAAAAGAATACAAAGACCTTCCTTGTATCGGACGCTCTCATGGAATCCATGCGGAACCAATGACACTTGGACTTAAGTTTGCACTCTTTTACGCAGAGATGACTCGTAACTTAGAACGAATGAAAGATGCTAGGGCACAAGTTGCCGTTGGTAAACTTTCCGGAGCTGTTGGAACTTATTCCAATATTGATTTAGAAATTGAAGAATATGTATTAACCAAACTTGGATTAACTGTTGATCCAATTGCGACACAAGTCATCTCACGTGACCGTCATGCTTTTTATATGTCCGTACTTGGTGTGGTTGCAGCGAGTTTGGATCGTATGGCAACAGAAATCCGTCTTTTACAAAAAACAGAAGGACGCGAAGTAGAAGAACCTTTTGCCAAAGGCCAAAAAGGATCTTCGGCGATGCCTCATAAACGAAATCCTGTCGTATGCGAAAGAATTTCTGGGATCTCCCGTGTCATTCGTTCGAACGTAAACGTTGGATTACAAAACGTAGGACTTTGGCATGAAAGAGACATTTCTCATTCCTCAGCAGAACGAATTGTTCTTCCTGATTCCACCATTGCACTCGATTACATTTTGGAAAAAATGAACTTTGTTTTAAAAGGCCTTCATGTCTATCCAGATGCCACCGAACGCACATTAAATGTAACTCGTGGACTTATATTTTCACAAAAAGTTTTGTTATGGTTGATTGAAAAAGGTGGGATCTCAAGAGAAGATGCTTACCTGATCGTTCAAGAAAATGCGATGGCGGTTTGGGCAGACCAATCCAAAAATCTTCGTGACCTTTTGAAACAAGATCCACGATGTTCTGCCATTCTCAAAGATAGCGACCTGGACGAAATTTTCCAAATCAAACCTTATTTGGAAAGAATCCCACTCATCTTCAAACGATTGGGGATTATCGATTGA